A stretch of the Dyella sp. 2HG41-7 genome encodes the following:
- a CDS encoding glycosyltransferase family 4 protein has translation MKFLFVGTNPENTGAATHFVALAQAMVETGHQVSAVVYPDGLIANSLANSGARLYPAKFRNVFDLRGYRATLKAARELRPDWLVGNFGKEYWPLILISRLLGIPVALFRHRTPAMGRLSGYLVPRLAQRFFAVSSHARQAYLERGVPPSLVRVLYNPVNMALCKPDPQRRSEILHQLGIPQDAIVIGYFGRIHHSKGIFTLLDALDGAMGQESRLHCLWLGHGPDSQLLGERIDAGSFAHRHHVLGWIDDVHPYYSAISMLAFPSIATETFGRVSVEAQAACAPVLGSNIGGVPETLCPNVSGLLLPPGNVAAWRNAILKMCESDVREPMGIAARDFVDRHFSTRVIADEFARILSDG, from the coding sequence ATGAAATTTCTCTTCGTCGGCACCAACCCGGAAAACACCGGGGCCGCCACGCACTTCGTGGCGCTGGCGCAAGCCATGGTGGAAACCGGACATCAGGTCAGCGCGGTGGTGTATCCGGACGGCTTGATCGCCAACAGCCTCGCCAACTCCGGCGCGCGACTTTATCCGGCGAAGTTTCGCAACGTGTTCGACCTGCGCGGCTATCGCGCCACCTTGAAAGCCGCGCGCGAGCTTCGCCCGGACTGGCTGGTCGGCAATTTCGGCAAGGAGTATTGGCCGCTGATTCTGATCAGCCGACTGCTGGGCATACCGGTTGCATTATTCCGTCACCGCACACCGGCGATGGGGCGTCTTTCCGGTTACTTGGTGCCGCGTTTGGCGCAGCGCTTTTTTGCCGTCTCCAGTCACGCTCGCCAGGCTTATCTGGAACGCGGCGTGCCGCCGTCGTTGGTGCGCGTATTGTACAACCCGGTCAACATGGCGCTGTGCAAACCCGATCCGCAACGTCGCAGCGAAATCCTGCATCAGCTAGGCATACCGCAAGACGCCATCGTGATCGGCTACTTCGGCCGCATCCATCACAGCAAAGGCATTTTCACCTTACTCGATGCGCTCGACGGCGCGATGGGTCAGGAATCGCGCCTGCATTGCCTGTGGCTGGGCCATGGTCCGGATTCGCAATTACTGGGCGAGCGCATCGATGCCGGTTCGTTTGCGCATCGTCATCATGTGCTCGGCTGGATCGACGATGTGCATCCGTACTACAGCGCGATTTCGATGCTCGCGTTTCCTTCCATCGCCACGGAAACCTTCGGTCGCGTGTCGGTGGAAGCGCAGGCCGCATGCGCGCCAGTGTTGGGCAGCAATATCGGCGGCGTGCCGGAAACGCTTTGCCCCAATGTTTCCGGCTTGCTCTTGCCGCCCGGCAATGTCGCCGCGTGGCGCAACGCGATTTTGAAAATGTGCGAGTCGGACGTGCGTGAACCGATGGGCATCGCCGCGCGCGATTTCGTGGATCGCCATTTCAGCACGCGCGTCATCGCCGACGAATTCGCGCGGATCTTGAGCGACGGCTAA
- a CDS encoding glycosyltransferase family 2 protein: MAREPLSVVVITYNNADTLDTCLREVDWVDEIVVLDSGSTDSTVAIARMHGARVEVHPFDDYGPQKQRAYDLARNDWVLNLDADEILSPGTRAIIERALDDPQHAGFRLPRRERMFWTVQHRWSHRNGHLRLFNRKHGGMNDVEVHSAVEVRGPTKTLWGADFINNGDDDIASRAEKINRYSSGMVAHKLRRGQGFTGFRMVIYPPLFFLRQFVLKRYFLSGWAGFIASVLGAHYVFLKYAKLYEARRAARTGPQEKP; the protein is encoded by the coding sequence ATGGCGCGTGAACCGCTCTCGGTGGTGGTGATTACCTACAACAACGCCGACACGCTCGACACCTGCCTGCGCGAAGTGGATTGGGTCGACGAAATCGTCGTGCTTGATTCCGGTTCCACCGACAGCACGGTCGCCATTGCGCGCATGCATGGCGCGCGCGTGGAAGTGCATCCGTTCGACGATTACGGCCCGCAAAAGCAACGCGCTTACGATCTGGCGCGCAACGACTGGGTCTTGAATCTGGATGCGGACGAAATTCTCTCACCCGGCACGCGCGCCATCATCGAGCGCGCGCTGGACGATCCGCAGCATGCGGGGTTTCGTTTGCCTCGGCGCGAGCGCATGTTCTGGACCGTGCAGCATCGCTGGAGTCATCGCAACGGTCACTTGCGCCTGTTCAATCGCAAGCATGGCGGCATGAACGATGTGGAAGTGCACTCGGCGGTCGAAGTGCGCGGTCCGACGAAAACGCTATGGGGCGCCGACTTTATCAATAACGGCGACGACGATATCGCCTCGCGCGCGGAGAAGATCAATCGCTACAGCAGCGGCATGGTGGCGCACAAACTTCGTCGTGGCCAAGGATTCACCGGATTCCGCATGGTGATTTATCCGCCGCTGTTCTTTTTGCGGCAATTCGTGCTCAAACGCTATTTTTTAAGCGGCTGGGCGGGTTTTATCGCTAGCGTGCTCGGCGCGCATTACGTGTTTTTGAAATACGCGAAGTTGTACGAGGCGCGCAGGGCTGCGCGCACGGGCCCGCAGGAAAAGCCTTAG
- a CDS encoding O-antigen ligase family protein, whose product MSFSLKNLVRSPLVPVWLMIALLPFGRSAELGTFLCLVGVAITWRRDTLVMVKGPAARLVLALLACYIGAALLSSFAATAPGKSWGTVAALLRFVPLGLYACYALRGKQRVQGFYLAVAAVIAFWVLDAWMQMLTGWSLRGHAEPERISGLFGADDPKLGPTLAVLSPFALWAARHRWGLRGLIVAFVLLLGPVMLSGSRSAWICFSLVTLMFIWRETGSPKRFVALCAAGLVVLLMAGGIAWKTSERFDTRMQRTLLALGGNEQAVNEAMTGRLDIWHTAVRMIEAHPMTGVGVRGFRYAYPQYAPPNDHFMVGENCGEGTGACHPHQLVMEILAETGVVGMLLWLVGAVIAWRAWRRAGKPGRAIAFPATVSLVAMVFPINSHFAFYSAWWGLLYAWLLGVWCAVLFAVTEEPGDGA is encoded by the coding sequence ATGTCATTCTCGCTGAAAAACCTGGTTCGTTCGCCGCTGGTGCCAGTATGGCTGATGATCGCGTTGTTGCCATTCGGGCGCAGTGCGGAACTGGGCACGTTTCTATGTTTGGTGGGCGTGGCGATCACGTGGCGACGCGATACTTTGGTGATGGTGAAGGGGCCCGCAGCGCGTTTGGTGCTTGCGTTGTTGGCCTGCTACATCGGCGCAGCATTGCTGTCTTCGTTTGCGGCGACAGCCCCCGGAAAAAGTTGGGGAACAGTTGCTGCGTTGCTGCGTTTCGTGCCGCTCGGTTTGTATGCGTGCTACGCGCTTCGTGGAAAACAGCGCGTGCAAGGTTTTTATCTTGCGGTCGCCGCGGTGATCGCATTCTGGGTGTTGGATGCCTGGATGCAAATGCTTACGGGTTGGAGTTTGCGCGGGCACGCGGAGCCTGAGCGCATTTCGGGTTTGTTTGGCGCAGACGATCCCAAGCTCGGTCCCACGCTCGCGGTACTGTCACCGTTTGCGCTGTGGGCGGCGCGGCATCGTTGGGGATTGCGCGGATTGATTGTTGCGTTCGTGTTGCTGCTGGGGCCGGTGATGTTGAGCGGATCGCGTTCGGCGTGGATCTGCTTTTCGTTGGTGACGTTGATGTTCATATGGCGCGAAACGGGTTCGCCGAAGCGGTTTGTTGCGCTGTGCGCGGCGGGGCTTGTGGTGTTGCTGATGGCGGGCGGTATCGCGTGGAAAACGTCCGAGCGTTTCGATACGCGCATGCAGCGCACACTGCTGGCGCTGGGCGGCAACGAGCAAGCCGTCAATGAAGCCATGACAGGGCGCCTGGATATCTGGCATACGGCCGTTCGCATGATCGAGGCGCATCCGATGACGGGCGTCGGCGTGCGCGGATTCCGTTACGCCTATCCGCAGTACGCGCCGCCGAACGACCATTTCATGGTGGGCGAGAATTGCGGGGAGGGTACGGGTGCGTGTCACCCGCACCAACTCGTGATGGAAATCCTGGCCGAAACCGGCGTCGTCGGCATGTTGCTATGGCTCGTGGGCGCGGTGATCGCATGGCGTGCCTGGCGTCGTGCGGGCAAGCCAGGGCGCGCCATCGCCTTTCCCGCGACCGTTTCGCTCGTGGCGATGGTGTTTCCCATCAATTCCCATTTCGCCTTCTATTCGGCGTGGTGGGGTTTGCTCTACGCATGGTTGCTTGGAGTATGGTGTGCAGTGCTGTTTGCAGTGACGGAGGAGCCGGGCGATGGCGCGTGA
- a CDS encoding glycosyltransferase, with the protein MSVAATPARTLTVVQLIPALQSGGAERSVLEVGRALVQAGHRSVVISAGGRLVSQLETEGSEHITLDIGRKSLSTLWRLGSLRRKLRELRPDVVHVRSRLPAWMGWWALKGLSPRPHFITTVHGLNSPGRYSAIMLRGERIVVVSQTVRDYLISHYEKLDTTRIRIVPRGIDPEAFPYGHRPDEAWQKAFFSEFPNLAGAPLLTLPGRGTRLKGHHDAIELIAELKQRGIDTRLLLLGVIQPGREAYVQELRELIKGRGVTDQVVMTPPREDVRDIYAMSALVLQLSNKPEAFGRTVIEALSLCRPVLGYAHGGVGELLAELYPAGRVPPGDHERLVERAAELLRVAPPISPLQRYRLIDMQHAALALYEEVVG; encoded by the coding sequence ATGTCCGTTGCCGCCACACCGGCCAGAACGCTGACCGTTGTGCAGCTCATCCCTGCGCTGCAATCGGGCGGCGCGGAGCGTTCGGTGTTGGAAGTGGGACGGGCCCTCGTGCAAGCGGGCCACCGGTCGGTGGTGATCTCGGCAGGCGGTCGCCTGGTGTCGCAACTGGAAACCGAAGGCAGCGAACACATCACGCTGGATATCGGCCGCAAATCGCTCTCCACCCTGTGGCGTCTAGGGTCGCTGCGCCGAAAGCTGCGTGAGCTCCGCCCGGACGTGGTTCACGTGCGTTCCCGTTTGCCGGCCTGGATGGGCTGGTGGGCGCTCAAGGGCCTATCGCCCCGGCCGCATTTCATCACCACCGTGCACGGACTCAATTCGCCCGGCCGCTACAGCGCCATCATGCTGCGCGGCGAGCGCATCGTGGTGGTCTCCCAGACGGTGCGCGATTACTTGATCAGCCACTACGAGAAACTGGACACCACGCGCATTCGCATCGTGCCGCGCGGCATCGATCCGGAAGCGTTTCCCTACGGTCATCGTCCCGACGAGGCGTGGCAGAAGGCGTTTTTCAGCGAATTTCCGAATCTCGCCGGCGCGCCGCTGCTGACCTTGCCCGGTCGAGGTACGCGCCTGAAAGGCCATCACGATGCGATCGAACTGATCGCCGAGCTCAAGCAGCGCGGCATCGACACGCGGTTGCTGTTGCTCGGCGTAATTCAGCCAGGTCGCGAAGCCTATGTGCAGGAGCTGCGGGAACTGATCAAGGGCCGCGGCGTGACCGACCAAGTGGTGATGACGCCACCGCGTGAAGACGTGCGCGATATCTACGCGATGTCCGCGCTGGTGCTCCAACTGTCGAACAAACCCGAAGCCTTCGGCCGCACCGTGATCGAAGCGCTGTCGCTATGCCGCCCAGTACTCGGCTACGCCCACGGCGGCGTCGGCGAGTTGCTGGCCGAACTCTATCCTGCCGGTCGCGTACCGCCCGGCGATCACGAACGCCTGGTCGAACGCGCCGCCGAACTGCTGCGCGTCGCGCCGCCCATCTCGCCACTGCAACGCTATCGGTTGATCGATATGCAGCATGCGGCGTTGGCGCTGTACGAAGAAGTCGTCGGTTAA
- a CDS encoding zinc-finger domain-containing protein produces MSGSSAAATPILANAENRYEVTRSDLPLSCPMPGMALWNSHPKVYLPIVEDGGESVCPYCGAHYVLRD; encoded by the coding sequence ATGTCGGGTTCCTCTGCCGCCGCCACGCCTATCCTGGCGAATGCCGAAAATCGTTACGAAGTGACGCGATCGGACCTGCCGCTGTCTTGTCCGATGCCTGGTATGGCGCTCTGGAACTCCCACCCGAAGGTCTATCTGCCCATCGTTGAGGACGGCGGCGAGTCCGTATGTCCTTACTGTGGCGCGCATTACGTCCTGCGCGACTGA
- a CDS encoding YceI family protein: MRTLRYVLLAGLLGAALSAQAAPVTYKLDPGHTMVLFSWSHFGFSNPTADIGISDGTVVFDEQNPSKSSVDVTMPLSNLDTHVPALDKHLKEPDFFNAEQYPTITFKSTNVQPLGGKHFKITGDLTVHGVTKPVVLDATLNNVGKHPMTGQQAIGFNATGTLKRSDFGLGAYAPKVSDDIQLHITTEGAVPKAGAQ; this comes from the coding sequence ATGCGTACTCTTCGCTACGTGTTGCTGGCCGGCTTGCTTGGCGCAGCGCTGTCGGCTCAGGCCGCCCCGGTGACCTACAAGCTCGATCCCGGTCACACCATGGTGCTGTTCAGCTGGAGCCACTTCGGCTTCTCCAATCCCACCGCCGACATCGGCATTTCCGACGGCACGGTGGTGTTCGACGAACAGAATCCGTCCAAGTCCTCGGTCGATGTGACCATGCCGCTGAGCAATCTGGACACGCACGTGCCCGCGCTCGACAAGCATCTGAAGGAACCGGATTTCTTCAACGCCGAGCAGTATCCGACCATCACCTTCAAGAGCACGAACGTGCAGCCGCTCGGCGGCAAGCACTTCAAAATCACCGGCGACCTCACCGTGCACGGCGTCACCAAGCCGGTGGTGCTGGACGCGACGCTGAACAACGTCGGCAAGCATCCGATGACGGGTCAGCAGGCCATCGGCTTCAACGCCACCGGTACGCTGAAGCGTTCGGATTTCGGCCTGGGTGCGTACGCGCCGAAGGTGAGCGATGACATCCAGCTGCACATCACCACCGAAGGTGCGGTGCCGAAAGCTGGCGCGCAGTAA
- a CDS encoding malonic semialdehyde reductase, whose translation MSEKLAEAALDQLFRTARTYNAFLSKEVTNEQLHALYDLAKFGPTSANSSPMRLVFVKSAAAKEKLKPFLSEGNRAKTMAAPVTAIVANDHAFFEQLPKLFPHADARSWFAGNQALADTTAFRNATLQGAYVIMAARALGLDCGPMSGFDNAGVDQAFFAGTTIKSNFLINIGYGDASRDLFPRSPRLSFDEAARVE comes from the coding sequence ATGAGCGAGAAGCTTGCCGAGGCAGCGCTGGATCAATTGTTCCGCACGGCGCGCACCTATAACGCCTTCCTCTCCAAGGAAGTGACCAACGAGCAATTGCATGCGCTCTACGACCTGGCGAAGTTCGGTCCGACCAGCGCCAACTCCTCGCCGATGCGGCTGGTGTTCGTCAAATCGGCAGCGGCGAAGGAAAAGCTCAAGCCGTTCCTGTCCGAAGGCAATCGCGCCAAGACCATGGCCGCGCCGGTGACGGCGATCGTCGCCAACGACCACGCGTTCTTCGAGCAGCTGCCGAAGCTGTTTCCCCATGCGGACGCGCGCAGCTGGTTTGCGGGCAATCAGGCCTTGGCCGACACCACCGCGTTTCGCAATGCCACGCTGCAAGGTGCGTACGTGATCATGGCGGCGCGCGCGCTGGGTCTGGATTGCGGCCCGATGTCGGGCTTCGACAATGCGGGCGTGGATCAGGCGTTCTTCGCCGGCACGACGATCAAATCGAACTTCCTGATCAATATCGGCTACGGCGATGCCAGCCGCGATCTTTTCCCGCGCAGCCCGCGGTTGTCGTTCGACGAAGCGGCGCGCGTCGAGTAA
- a CDS encoding mitochondrial fission ELM1 family protein — MHDPATITPSGHDAPAPPQGECWAITDLAAGNQRQALALAEHMNMPVRHLVLSPRAPWSWLSPRMTWGGRLALPASQRAAFAPPWPRIAIGCGRSAALLTRMLRTLTEGHCHTVQILDPRVAPAHWDTVIAPRHDGLAGANVMNPLGSLNPIDDAWLQDGRDASPTLSELPQPRVGVLLGGPRGGIRIDADYAQRLVERLLERRRHEGGSLMVLASRRTPVAAVEVMRNALRGNPGLVWAGPDDGNNPYPGVLGWADRLIVTPDSVNMLSEACAVGCAVHTFVTGALPPKLARFHQSLRAAGLLHEMDEDAPATQTPLRETAAIADALRKRLLAS; from the coding sequence GTGCACGATCCGGCAACAATCACCCCGTCGGGACACGATGCGCCTGCCCCGCCGCAGGGCGAATGTTGGGCGATCACCGACCTGGCCGCCGGCAATCAACGGCAAGCACTGGCCCTGGCCGAGCACATGAATATGCCGGTGCGACACCTGGTGCTGTCGCCGCGGGCGCCCTGGTCGTGGTTGTCGCCACGTATGACATGGGGCGGTCGGCTCGCCCTTCCCGCCTCGCAACGCGCCGCGTTCGCGCCGCCGTGGCCCCGCATCGCTATCGGGTGCGGACGAAGCGCGGCCTTGCTGACGCGCATGCTGCGCACGTTGACGGAAGGCCATTGCCACACCGTGCAGATTCTCGATCCGCGCGTCGCTCCGGCGCACTGGGACACCGTGATTGCGCCACGCCACGATGGCCTCGCGGGCGCCAACGTGATGAACCCTTTGGGTTCGTTGAACCCAATCGATGATGCCTGGCTGCAGGACGGCCGCGACGCCAGTCCGACGCTGAGCGAACTGCCGCAACCGCGCGTCGGCGTCTTGCTCGGCGGGCCGCGCGGTGGCATTCGCATCGATGCGGACTATGCGCAACGTCTGGTCGAACGATTGCTCGAGCGTCGTCGACACGAAGGCGGAAGCCTAATGGTGCTGGCCTCGCGCCGCACGCCCGTCGCCGCCGTAGAAGTGATGCGTAACGCATTGCGCGGCAATCCCGGCCTGGTCTGGGCCGGACCCGACGACGGCAACAATCCGTACCCTGGCGTGCTCGGCTGGGCCGATCGACTCATCGTCACGCCCGATTCGGTCAATATGCTGAGCGAAGCGTGCGCAGTCGGTTGCGCGGTGCACACGTTCGTCACGGGAGCCTTGCCGCCAAAACTGGCGCGTTTTCATCAAAGCCTGCGCGCGGCCGGCCTGTTGCACGAGATGGACGAGGATGCGCCCGCCACACAAACGCCGCTGCGTGAAACCGCGGCGATTGCGGACGCGCTGCGCAAGCGCTTGCTCGCATCGTAA
- the glnE gene encoding bifunctional [glutamate--ammonia ligase]-adenylyl-L-tyrosine phosphorylase/[glutamate--ammonia-ligase] adenylyltransferase, with the protein MTVTSLPAESPALQALIDDRYAQLAARCRAAGVPLHDDAGVAERIRRTLLASDFAFETWRNQPQLLSPQGLERLRVNGDASTRIDALKLDADETVCMATLRRFRHAEALRLVFRDVNGLDDLPEILSATSVLYEALLGAALDWSERNLAVRYGHPRGEDGELQRLVVVGFGKLGGSELNFSSDIDLVLAYPQGGESDGARVLDNSEYFVRLGRQLVRLLHEPTTDGICARVDLRLRPFGNAGRLALPFSAMEQYYQREGRDWERYAWIKARAVAGDRNAGKQLQEMLRPFVYRKYLDYTAFAGLREMKALIDAEVARKDLADNLKLGPGGIREIEFIVQLVQLIRGGREPSLRVRGLLPALTACEARGHIPAARARALREAYVFLRRLENRVQMMRDAQTHDLPDDPLTRERLALALDYPAWESLAEELAKHRDIVANEFEAVLMPEGGAKSTVPAADAILWKKACDESLEASVLEASGFVPGGEALDALLKLPQAASLRAMSARAREQLDHLMPQLLAAARDSAAPVPCLLRLCRLVQAVARRPSYLALLEEQPSARKRLAQLFADSAFLAERVIAQPLLLDDVLDPRIDQLPLKRADISAEIAHVLTTLDEREAEAELERINEFKSSIAFRLGLAFNDGRADAVATARRLGALAESVVNAVAALAEREVIAAHGRLPGEGSGFSILGYGSLGGEELGFASDLDLVFVFDGQRAQEMSDGPRSLEGSRWYQRLTQRVMNWLTVLTRAGRLYEVDTRLRPDGSKGLLVGSLDAFVAYQESRAWTWEHQALLRARPVAGDAALNAKLSDVRRRTLAVSRDRAAVLAEVSSMRQRWRAERDRSDAAQIDLKQGRGALLDIEFALQGLVLAHAAKMPNLLSTTANAGLIELCRNDGLLDTAQANCLTRAHAELLRRALQCTLDLRSRIAPRDAELDELCGEVGVVTHALGFDF; encoded by the coding sequence ATGACCGTAACCTCGCTTCCCGCCGAATCGCCCGCGCTGCAGGCGCTGATCGACGACCGTTACGCACAGCTTGCGGCCCGCTGTCGCGCCGCGGGCGTGCCGCTGCATGACGACGCAGGCGTCGCCGAACGCATTCGCCGTACGTTGCTCGCCAGCGATTTCGCGTTCGAGACATGGCGCAACCAACCGCAGCTGTTGTCGCCCCAAGGTCTGGAACGCTTGCGTGTGAATGGCGATGCGTCGACGCGTATCGACGCGTTGAAGCTCGATGCAGACGAAACTGTTTGCATGGCGACGCTGCGGCGGTTTCGGCATGCCGAGGCGCTGCGCCTGGTGTTTCGCGACGTCAACGGTTTGGACGACCTGCCGGAAATTCTTTCCGCCACCAGCGTGCTTTACGAAGCCTTGCTCGGCGCGGCGCTGGATTGGTCCGAGCGCAATTTGGCCGTTCGTTACGGCCATCCGCGCGGCGAAGATGGCGAACTGCAGCGTCTGGTCGTGGTCGGTTTCGGCAAACTCGGCGGCAGCGAGTTGAATTTTTCTTCCGATATCGATCTGGTGCTGGCGTATCCGCAAGGCGGCGAGAGCGACGGCGCGCGCGTGCTAGACAACAGCGAATACTTCGTGCGTCTCGGTCGGCAATTGGTGCGCCTACTGCACGAGCCCACCACCGACGGCATCTGCGCGCGCGTCGATTTGCGCTTGCGACCTTTTGGCAATGCGGGTCGCTTGGCGTTGCCGTTCAGCGCGATGGAGCAGTACTACCAACGGGAAGGTCGCGACTGGGAGCGCTACGCGTGGATCAAAGCGCGCGCCGTCGCGGGCGATCGCAACGCCGGCAAGCAATTGCAGGAAATGCTGCGGCCGTTCGTATATCGCAAATACCTCGATTACACGGCGTTCGCAGGATTGCGCGAAATGAAGGCCTTGATCGACGCCGAAGTGGCGCGCAAAGACCTGGCCGATAATCTGAAGCTCGGCCCCGGCGGCATTCGCGAAATCGAATTTATTGTGCAACTGGTGCAATTGATTCGCGGTGGCCGCGAGCCGAGCTTGCGCGTGCGCGGATTGCTGCCGGCGTTGACCGCTTGCGAAGCGCGTGGACATATTCCTGCCGCACGAGCACGCGCGTTGCGCGAGGCCTATGTGTTCTTGCGTCGACTGGAAAACCGCGTGCAGATGATGCGCGATGCGCAAACGCACGATTTGCCCGACGATCCGTTGACGCGCGAACGGCTCGCGCTCGCGCTGGATTACCCGGCGTGGGAATCGTTGGCCGAAGAATTGGCGAAACATCGGGACATCGTCGCCAACGAGTTCGAGGCCGTGCTGATGCCCGAAGGCGGCGCGAAATCCACCGTGCCGGCCGCCGATGCGATCTTGTGGAAAAAAGCGTGCGACGAATCGCTCGAGGCGAGCGTACTGGAGGCTTCCGGTTTCGTGCCTGGCGGGGAAGCGCTAGATGCCTTGCTGAAGTTGCCGCAGGCGGCATCGTTGCGTGCGATGTCCGCGCGTGCGCGCGAACAGCTCGATCATTTGATGCCGCAGTTGCTCGCCGCCGCGCGCGATTCCGCCGCGCCCGTGCCGTGTCTGTTGCGTTTGTGTCGTTTGGTGCAGGCTGTCGCGCGTCGGCCTTCGTATCTGGCGTTGCTAGAAGAGCAGCCCTCCGCGCGCAAACGTCTTGCGCAGCTGTTCGCCGATAGCGCATTTCTTGCGGAGCGCGTGATTGCGCAGCCGTTGCTGCTCGACGACGTGCTCGATCCGCGCATCGATCAGTTGCCGCTCAAGCGCGCGGATATCAGCGCCGAAATCGCGCATGTGCTCACGACGCTGGACGAACGCGAAGCCGAGGCGGAGCTGGAGCGTATCAACGAATTTAAATCGAGCATCGCGTTTCGGCTGGGTCTCGCCTTTAACGATGGTCGCGCCGATGCCGTCGCCACCGCGCGCAGGCTTGGCGCGTTGGCCGAATCGGTGGTCAATGCGGTGGCGGCGCTGGCCGAACGCGAAGTGATTGCTGCGCACGGGCGTTTGCCTGGCGAAGGTTCGGGCTTTTCGATTCTGGGTTACGGCAGTCTAGGCGGCGAGGAACTGGGTTTTGCGTCCGATCTGGATCTGGTGTTCGTGTTCGACGGTCAGCGCGCGCAAGAAATGAGCGATGGACCGCGCTCGCTGGAAGGTTCGCGTTGGTATCAACGCTTGACGCAGCGCGTAATGAATTGGCTGACCGTGCTCACGCGCGCGGGGCGCTTGTACGAAGTGGATACGCGGTTGCGGCCGGACGGCTCGAAAGGTTTGCTAGTCGGCAGCCTTGATGCGTTTGTCGCGTATCAGGAGAGTCGTGCGTGGACCTGGGAGCATCAAGCGCTGCTGCGCGCACGTCCGGTAGCAGGCGACGCCGCGTTGAATGCGAAATTGAGCGACGTGCGGCGCCGTACGCTCGCAGTATCGCGCGATCGCGCGGCGGTGCTCGCGGAGGTAAGCAGCATGCGCCAGCGTTGGCGTGCGGAGCGCGATCGTTCGGATGCGGCGCAGATCGATCTCAAACAAGGTCGCGGCGCGTTGCTGGATATCGAGTTTGCGCTGCAAGGTCTCGTGCTGGCGCATGCGGCCAAAATGCCGAATTTGCTGTCGACGACCGCGAATGCAGGATTGATCGAGCTTTGCCGCAACGACGGTTTGCTCGATACCGCGCAAGCCAACTGCTTGACGCGCGCGCATGCCGAGCTCTTGCGTCGCGCGTTGCAATGCACCTTGGATTTGCGTTCGCGCATCGCGCCTCGCGACGCTGAATTGGATGAGTTGTGCGGCGAGGTCGGTGTGGTGACGCACGCGCTCGGATTCGATTTTTAG
- the cysA gene encoding sulfate ABC transporter ATP-binding protein translates to MGIEISRLRRQFGAFVALDDVSLTIADGEFVAVLGPSGSGKTSLLRILAGLDQPDAGSVHRDGQDLLQLDARRRGVGLVFQHYALFPHMTVAQNVAFGLRVRPWRARPKASIIKANVDALLARVELESLANRYPSQLSGGQRQRVALARALAIEPRWLLLDEPFGALDAQVRVNLRNWLREFHRSLGITTLFVTHDQDEALEMADRVVVMNRGRIEQIGTPEQIYRQPATPFASRFIARGQSLPGKVDAQQLHLFGHAWPLDDFSTENVHDVSVHVRPEDIVLAPRQGDGLKAHLLNLRHVAGTVRASLRLEGLDEPLEAEWSERDWARHGGSADGAVSIHFHVLSVFGVDREGHVQQRSTFHPAHTGAPVAVGPWRRIEA, encoded by the coding sequence ATGGGCATCGAGATTTCCCGCTTACGTCGTCAGTTCGGCGCCTTTGTGGCGCTGGACGACGTCAGCCTGACGATTGCCGACGGTGAGTTCGTCGCCGTGCTTGGGCCGTCGGGATCGGGTAAGACTAGTTTGTTGCGCATTCTTGCCGGCCTGGATCAACCCGACGCGGGAAGCGTGCATCGCGACGGGCAGGATCTGCTGCAGCTGGACGCGCGGCGGCGCGGCGTGGGTTTGGTGTTTCAGCACTACGCGCTGTTTCCGCATATGACGGTCGCTCAAAACGTGGCATTCGGTTTGCGCGTGCGACCGTGGCGTGCGCGACCCAAGGCGTCGATCATCAAGGCGAATGTCGATGCGTTGCTCGCGCGCGTGGAATTGGAAAGCCTGGCGAATCGCTATCCATCGCAATTGTCGGGTGGCCAGCGTCAGCGTGTAGCGTTGGCGCGCGCGTTGGCGATCGAGCCGAGATGGTTGTTACTGGATGAACCCTTTGGCGCGTTGGATGCGCAAGTGCGTGTCAATTTGCGCAATTGGCTGCGCGAGTTTCACCGTTCGCTGGGCATCACGACCTTGTTCGTCACGCACGATCAGGACGAGGCGTTGGAAATGGCGGACCGCGTGGTGGTGATGAATCGCGGTCGCATCGAACAGATCGGCACGCCTGAGCAGATCTATCGCCAGCCGGCGACCCCGTTCGCGTCGCGCTTTATCGCGCGCGGACAATCGTTGCCGGGGAAGGTGGATGCGCAGCAATTGCATCTATTCGGTCACGCGTGGCCGCTCGACGATTTCTCGACGGAAAACGTGCACGACGTTTCCGTGCACGTGCGCCCGGAAGACATCGTGCTGGCGCCGCGGCAAGGCGATGGGCTCAAAGCGCATCTGCTCAACCTTCGTCACGTGGCCGGTACGGTACGCGCCAGCTTGCGATTGGAAGGCCTGGATGAGCCGCTCGAAGCCGAATGGAGCGAACGCGATTGGGCGCGCCACGGTGGCTCCGCGGATGGCGCGGTGAGCATTCATTTCCATGTGCTTTCGGTTTTTGGCGTGGACAGGGAGGGTCATGTGCAACAGCGGTCGACGTTTCACCCCGCGCATACAGGCGCGCCGGTGGCGGTTGGCCCTTGGCGGCGCATCGAGGCGTAA